From the genome of Candidatus Angelobacter sp.:
GCGCAACCAGGAACTGCTCGCGCCGTTCGGTATCCAGCCGCCGGCGCCGGATGTGGGTCTGGACGCCGTGCAGGTTCTCGACACCGGCGAAATCCTGTTTTCAATCCAGTCGAATATTTTCTCCGAGCAACTCAGCGCCTCGCTCCACCGCGGTGATCTCCTCTCCAGCACGGGAGCGATCGCGCGCAACAACCAGCAACTCCTCGCCCGGTTCCAGCCGACAAACTCCGCCAGCGATTACGGGCTCGACGCGCTCTACGTCTGGAGCAGTGGGGAAACCTGGTTTTCAACCGAAGACGGTTTCCAGGACAAAACCCTCGGCCCGATCTCGGGCGGCGATTTGCTCAGCGACCAGGGTTACATCGTGTTTCGTAATGCCGACCTGCTGAATGCATTCGCGCCTACCAATGCCCCACCCGATCTCGGTCTGGACGCGCTCTACGTCATCACCGACGATATCGCGCCCGCGCCGGCTCCGGCTCTGACGATTCAAGTCAACAGCACCAACGGCACCGCAGGTTTGACGTGGCAAGGATTGGGCCGAGTGTTCCAACTCGAACGCGCCGACGACGTGGCCGGACCCTACCTGCCGTTCAGTCCCCTTCTGCCGGACCTCGATTTTGACGACGCGGGGGCGCTTACCAACCGCTCCCAATCCTATTACCGACTCCGTCAGTGGTAACCCAAACGCGCCAGAGGAGTTCGGCCCGGCAGTCGCCGGCGCGGTCAATGAAGACGGAACGTCCGCGCCGCCCGGCTACGGACGACCGTCCGTTTACACGTCGCCAAAAGGACCGGATCCGCGTGCGCAGCGCATCACGGCAAATGTGTTGGAGAGAATGAAACGACGGGTGAAGTCAGCCGTGTAGCCCTTGGAAATACCCGGTGGTGACTGCGATTCGTTCAACCATTGACCGGTCATAACGAAACGTTGTCGTAGAGGCGGCAAACAATCCCAACGGGATTACGCCCTCCAGCCCAAGGTTGCCGAGCTTGCGAGGCTACCTTGGGTCACAATGCGGAAATGGATTCAACCGCAACGCGGTTGTGGCAAATGTCGCGCGCGATGGATGGATGGGAATGGCCGCAACCGCTTTGCGGTTGGAAATTATTTGCGGACGGTGACCCAGGGTAGCTCGTGCCTCGCAACCCTGGGCTTTGCGACATAGCCCCGTTGGGGTTGATACCCGCCAGCAATTAGTTTAATCGTGTTGCGGTCGTTTGCTCACCACACGAAGCGTATGAAAACGCGCCTCTAATTTGGATTCGTCCCACTTCGCCTCGTCCAGGTTCTTGCCCAAGGCTGATGCCGAGGCACAAACACGCCCGCCAGGCACAGTGAGTACATAACGCACCTCTTTGAACGGGCCACGCCATGACTCTCCGGTTCTGACGAATTTCGTCCCCACGACCTCACCGAAGCGGACTGATGAAACAGAGATTTCAACGCGTCCGTCACCTTGTGCCTCCACTTCAGCAAGTGTCGCCGCCGCTTTCTCAGAAACCACGTCCAGAGCAATGAGCAACCCTTTCCAAGAGATAAGGCTATCCTTGCGCAACTTGGCGTCAGTCGGCAGATCCATCTCTACATAGAGTGGTGGTTCAGCAATCCTCTTTGATTCTTCCTGAATCCACTTAACGAGCCCCGACGGCGAGACCATCAAAAAACCGATCGCGAAATGAAGGCAATCGTTTTCTTGTTCCAGCGCGGATAACCACTCTTGTAGCGCAGCCAGATCTTCTCTGAGCAGTTTCTCTGCTTCTGCTGCGGAATGAGCTTCAATCCGATTGCCGAGAAGAGGAAGTAAGATTGCGAGGCCGGTATCCTCGTTGAGTTTTTCGGGTGAGCGAGATGCGAATTTCTTTCTGAACGGCTGCAGGTAGCGCAGTCCTTCTGGCAAAATTGATGCGCGCTGCATAATTTGGCTTTAGTTGGTTTTCGTTGTCACCTTGCGCATCAGACTTCACCGCCTCACACCAAAATCCTCTTCACCACTTCGCCCGCCACATCGGTCAAACGATAGTCGCGGCCCTGGAAACGAAACGTCAGGCGCGTGTGGTCAATACCGAGCTGTTGGAGAATGGTCGCCTGAAGATCGAAGACGTGCACCGGATTCTCGGTCACGTTGTAGCCGTAGTCATCCGTCGAGCCATAAGTCATGCCCGGTTTGATTCCCGCGCCCGCCATCCAGACGGTGAAGCAGCGGGG
Proteins encoded in this window:
- a CDS encoding DUF1501 domain-containing protein, with product PRCFTVWMAGAGIKPGMTYGSTDDYGYNVTENPVHVFDLQATILQQLGIDHTRLTFRFQGRDYRLTDVAGEVVKRILV